The genomic region CGTATTCCGGCAATACAACGCCAGAGCACCTTATCCCTCATCTCAACGATAGGTATAACTCTTTTTGGATTCATCTCCACCATGCTCTTTTCCCACCTTCTTGGAAAAGATCTGATGGGAGTTTACTATCTTTTTCTTGCTTATTATGGGGTATTCAATATGATCGGGGATGGGGGATTTGGTCAGGCCGCCGTTAAACGAATATCCGAGGGAAATGATCAGAATGGATATTTGACCGCTTATACGACTCTTCGTGCTCTTCTCATCCTTGTTTCGACTCTCCTCCTTCTTTTGCTTAGTCCATACTTTATCGATCTGCAGTCGTATGATCTTGTTCTCTGGATCATCATTGCACTTTCAGCCTCATTTTTTGGTCACACTGTAACCTATGGTGTTTATGGTTTGGGTCATGTTGGAGTATACAGTTTATCTAATGGTATTAGTGAATTTTTCAGAATCTTATTCCAGATCATAGCTGTTCTTCTAGGATTCTCTGTTTTCGGCTTATATGGTGGATTCATTGTGGGCATCCTCATATCCGGTATTATCTGTCTCAAATACTTCACTTTTAAACCTGCAAAATTCAGTTTTCGTCACATTAGGAGCCTTGCCACGTATGGATTCTGGATATTTCTGATCGGGACCGGATCCATAGTTTTTGCATATGCTGATACTATTTTCATAGGTTACTTCATGACCAATGGTGATGTGGGAGTATATCGTACCGCATATCAGTTTACCTCACTTGCTGCATTTCTTTCAGTTGCAATTGCTACGACTCTCACCCCGAAAATAAGTCATTGGAGTGCAAATAATCAGATGGACAAAATTGCTCCTGTAATCACCCGTGGGATAACCTTCTCTCTACTATTAGCCATTCCAGTGGCTTTTGGCGGCATCCTTCTCTCAGAACGATTGCTATACTTCTTCTATGGGGCCGATTTTGCAGAAGGGTCAACGGTATGTTCGATTCTTCTCATCATGCAGATAATCTCAGTGTTCACCCTGCTTCTTGGCGTTGCACTTACTGCATCTGATCATGCCCGCCAGGCATTCTATGCCGCCAGCATCGCTGCTCTCCTTAACATTGCTCTAAATGTGACTCTGATTCCGATCTTTGGGATCAATGGGGCTGCATTGGCCACACTTATTAGTTTCAGCCTGAACGCTATCCTGATTTCGCATCTCCTCAAAAGATACATTTCCATCCGCATTGAACTCCTCCCGATTGCTCACATAATCATCGCTTCTCTCATCATGGCCCTCTTTGTATTCATTTACATACAATTTGTCCCTCTTGACAACGTAGTCGTCACCCTTATCCTGGTGGTCATCGGCGCTCTTATCTACGTCTTCGTCTTACTCAAACTTGATCACGGTATTCGTGATGAAATTGCCGGCATGGTAACAACTTTCGGGCTCCCCTGGCCCAAATGGCTGTAACCCCTCTCCTTATTTCCCTATAAAAGAAATACTTCTCCAACAAATGAAAGGTATAACCCATATCACCCTCACCATGGCAACAATGCTCGTTATCCTTGCGCCCTTAACTTATTCTCTCCTCACTCTGGAATCAATTCCAGCTGTGCTTATTCTCCTCCTTGGCACTTTCTTTGGCTCCCTCACCCCTGATATCGATAAAGGCAAAGAAGCCGCGATATATCATTCCGAAATTCCCGGAGCCGGCGGCAGAAAATTTCATCTCACGCCGGTATTCGGCTATGCTCTCTACTATACCTGCTACAAACCACTTCAATTTCTTTTCCGCATACTCTTCGGTAAAAAAATATATGCTATAAACGGACATCGTGAACTTCCCCACTCACCAATAGGTATTTTTCTCATCTCAGCCCTCGTTACATTCTATATCTGGCTCATATGCTTCGCGCTTTCATTCGTTCCGTATCTGTATTTCCTGTATAACAACTCCCTCATTTATGTGTTCGGCTCGGCATTTCTCCTAGGCTGTTTCCTTCACTTACTTGAAGACACCTGTGATAATTCCGGGATCCATTACTTCTATCCATTTTGCTTCAGTCGCCTGCGGGGCAGGGTCAAAGGAGACGGCACCGATGCACGGCCAAAGATATTTGTCGTCATCCTGCTGATAGCTGCTGTTGTTCTCATTGCTCTATCTCTCACTGGCATCATCCCTGCAGAATTGGTCTATCCGACAACACTTATGGTCCCGATTGTACTATGGGTCATCTTCCTGAAAGCATCAGGTGTGCCGGCGAAAAAAGAGATCCGGGAATAAGCTTCTAATCCTGAAGAATCAAATACATAATCATGTATAAACTCGTCTGTGTACACTGCGGCGCTGAGTATCCCCCTGACGCTATAGTGTATAATTGTGAGAAATGCGGCCATCTGCTTGCAGTCAAATATGATCTGAGCAAGATCACGATCACCCATGAAGAACTTTTAAAGCGCCCGATCTCTCTTTGGCGCTACAAAGAGTTCCTGCCGGTTAAAATCGAACCCGTCACCCTCCAGGAGGGTGGAACACCGCTCTACCATCTGAAAAGACTTGGTGAAGAGATGGGTCTTACCAATCTGTATGCAAAGCACGAGGGCATGAATCCATCGGGATCTTTCAAAGACCGCGGCATGACTCTTGGTGTTTCCATGGCAAAACAGCTCGGTAAAAATATCGTTGCCTGCGCCTCCACTGGAAACACTTCTGCATCTATGGCAGTTTATGCAGCAAAAGCGAATATGCCGGCTATTGTTTTACTCCCAGCCGGTCACGTTGCGCTTGGAAAAGTTGCCCAGGCACTTATGCATGGTGCGAAAGTCATCTCGATTCGAGGTAACTTTGACCGCGCGCTTGAGATGGTTCACGAACTCTGTCTCTCCCATGGGATCTATCTGCTGAACTCCATCAATCCTTATCGTCTTGAAGGACAGAAGACCATTGGGTTTGAAATTGTCGATCAGCTTGGCTGTGTTCCCGACAGGATCGTTCTGCCGGTAGGAAATGCCGGTAATATCTCTGCTGTCTACAAAGGACTTTGTGAGTGGAAGGAGATCGGATACATTGACCGTCTTCCGAAGATGACTGCAATCCAGGCTGAGGGCGCAGCTCCGGTCGTTGCTGCAATCAAAGGTAATCTTTCTGAGGTCGTTGTTGAACAGAACCCTGAGACGGTTGCCTCGGCTATCCGTATCGGAGCTCCAGTGAATGCTGAGAAGGCTCTCCGTGCAATTCGTGAGACCGGTGGAACTGCTGAGTCCGTGACCGATGCTGAGATCCTTGCTATGCAGCGTGATCTCGCCAGATACGAAGGTATCGGTGTAGAACCCGCATCTGCAGCTTCGGTTGCAGGTATTCGTAAGATGGCAGCGATGGGACTTCTTGACAAGGATGAAAAGATTGTCTGTGTCGTGACAGGTCACCTGCTGAAAGATCCAGAATCCGTAATCAAACAATGCGCCCCACCAATCGAGATCGACCCGACCATCGAAGCACTGCTTGCTGTATTGTAAGCATCTTTGTGATTCTACTTGCTTTGTTTGCAGCTCCTGCGGCTGCAAATTCTGCAATGTATTTTGTATCGGATGACGGGACCGTTCTGACGGCGAATGCTACTCTGATCAATCAGAGTACATTTCTCCTAGTGAAGCCGGGATTTTTAGGTGAGGAGGTCGCCCTTTCCGTCGACAATCTGACGATCCAGAACGAGAGCGGTGTTGTCGAATTTACCCAGAATGGAAAAACCGTCTCGTTTCCAGCAGGGAACTACACGTTGAATTATTCTGCAAAAATCGAGAACGGCCTGGTTTATCTGAGATATGCCGAGCCGTACAATGTTTCGGTCTATCTTCCTGAAAGGTTTCAGACAGGACATCTGATCTTAGGTACGGTTGGTAATGGAGGGGTCGTATCTTCTTCAGACAACGTATCCTATGGTTCGATGGTCACCTTTGAGAATACGAATACTGCCTCTCTCACATTTTATGACGACGTGCGCGAACCACTTCTCTATCTTTTCCTAGGGATATGGGGAGTTGTGTTTATGATTGCAGGCGTCAGGTATCTGAGACTGAAAAGAAAGCCGATGCCGGATTTCTAAAAACCGACTATTTTCCTTTCTTTTTTACGTTTTTTAAATCACTCATACCATCTTTGATTTGTGTGAGTGTCTGCAAATGTATTTTGGCTAAGTGAATTGATTTGAAAAAAAGATTGGAATTATTTTCTGATACTGATCTTATTCAATATCAATGCCGTACTTCTTGGCATTTTTATCTGCGATGGCCTGGATCTTTGCGATCTCAGCATCGTTTCTTACGGGTTTGAATAAGTGACGGAAACGTTTCTGGGCTTTGAGATAATCATCGACCGGAACTCTCTTCACTTTTTTAACAGTTGTAAGTTCTCCGTCAATGACTTCGTAATTGACCCAGAGTCCGCATGCGACTGCCATTCTCCCGATCTCCATTGTTTTGGCGCCGTCATATCCCCATCCTGTACAGCACGGTGTGTGTACCTGGATATAGCAGGGACCTTTGATGTTTCTTGCCTTTTCGACCTTCTTCATCAGATCGGCGGGGTAAGCCATGGATGCTGTTGCAACGTAGGGAGAACCGTGTGCGACGAGGATCTGCGGGTAATCTTTCTTCGGCAGGCTGTTTCCTGTCGAACATTTTCCAGCTGGAGATGTGGTCGTGTCTGCATCGTACGGTGTTGATCCTGACCGCTGGATTCCTGTGTTCATGTATGCTTCATTGTCGTAACAGATGTACGTGAAGTCATGTCCGCGTTCAAATGCACCGGAGATACACAGTGTTCCAATGTCGACGGTTGCTCCATCTCCTCCGAAGATGAGAATCTTTTCTGTGTCCAGGCGCCCCTGCTTTTTGAGGGATGCTTCGATACCTGATGCTACTGCTGATGCGTTTTCAAACAATGAGTGGATCCAGGGAGTTTTCCACGCTGTTTCCGGATATGGAGTAGAAAAGACTTCCAGGCATCCGGTTGAGTTGACTACGATTGTGTTCTCGCCGTAACCTTTCAGGATCATACGAACTGCAGATGATACTCCGCAGCCGCCGCAGGCTCTGTGCCCGCACTCAAAGTTTTCAATAGATCTGTCTACCATTTCAGAGCACCTCCTCACGTAATCCGTAGAACATGTCGCCTTCACCTTTCTCAGCGAGTTCAACGATCTTCTTTATGTCTTTCTTTCTTACATCACGGCCGCCAAGACCAAGGATGTAATCGTAGACCGGTATGTTTGAGCCGTAACAGGCTTCTTTGATTTCGATTGCAACGGCCCCTTTTGCACCAAGACTCACATTTTTGTCGAGTACTGCGATGGTGTTGACATGAGCGAGAGCTTTTGCCACGTCGGTCGACGGGAATGGACGGAAGCAGCGGAGATTTAAGAGTCCGACCTTCTTTCCGTCAGCACGCATCTCATCAATTGCATCTTTGACGGTCCCGCAGATGGAACCCATTGCAACTAATGCGATATCGGCATCTTCGAGTTTGTAACCAACGACGAGTTCAGAATAGTCGCGGCCGAACATTTCGCCGAACTCTTTTCCGTATTTTTTAATGGCTTCTGCTGCGCGATGGACTGCCTGATCATGTTCGTACCGGAACTCCATGTAGTATTCAGGTGTTGCATACATACCAAAGGAGATCGGATCCTTTGGATCGAGTTTCTGATAGGGATTGAAGGGTCCAAGGAATTCATCAACGAGTTCCTGTGACGGGAGATCGACCGGCTCATACACATGAGAAAGAATGAATCCGTCAAAGCAGACGAATGCCGGAAGCAGAATATTGTGGTCTTCGCAGACTTTGTAAGCGAGGATGTGCATGTCGATTGCTTCCTGGTTGTCTTCTGCATACAACTGGATCCAGCCTGAGTCTCTCATCATAATAGAGTCCTGCTGGTCGTTCCAGATAGAGAGCGGTGCAGAAATTGCACGGTTTGCAATACCCATGACGATCGGGAGTCTCATACCAGCTGCATTGAATACGACCTCCGTCATTAATGCGAGACCCTGTGAAGTGGTTGCTGAGTAAACTCTGCTTCCTGCGGTTGATGCCCCGATACAGGCAGAGAGAGCGGAGAATTCAGACTCCACACAGATATATTCTGCGTCAAGTCTTCCATCTGCTATGATTGATGCAAGTCCTTCAACGATATGTGTCTGGGGAGTGATCGGATATGCGGGGATGACCTGTGGTCTGCAGAGACGAACGGTTTCCGCGATGGCGATTGAGCCCTCCATTATTTCCATAGTCATTTATTTTTCCTCCTTAACCATGCTGATAGCCTTTGCTTTGTCTGGACATTCCTCAGCACACATACCGCATCCTTTGCAGTAGTCAAGATCAATAGAATAGGTCTTGTCAGGATTCTGATTGATGCATCCCTCTGGACATATCAACTGACATGTTCCGCATTTCGTACATTTTTCCGTGTCCATAATCGGATAGAATACCCTCCATGAACCGGTTTTGTTGTTTCTGCTGTTACCAGGACGTGCCGTACAGCCAATTCCAAGTGCCATTATTCGCGTCCCTCCTTTATCATTGCATACGCACGTTTTGCTGCGGCGATGTTGGTGTCTGCCAGTTTCTTGTCGAATCTCTCTTTGATTGCTCCTTTGAGAGCTTCGAGCGTGATCTCTCCGCTTGCTGCAGCAAATGCACCCATCAGAGTTGTATTGGTGATGGGGAGTCCTATTTCTTCAAGGGCAATCTTGGTTGCGTCAATGGTGATCAGTTTGACACCTTTTGGGAGATTGTATGCTCCGTCTTTTTCGGTGTTGATAATGGCAATTCCCCCCTCTGACATGCCTGAAAATACATTCACATCGTGAATTAACGTACTGTCCTGGACGATGATGTAGTCCGGTTCATATATCTGACTTCGAAGGCGGATTTTTTCATCGCTGAACCGCACAAATGCCTGCACGGGGGCACCGCGGCGTTCGACACCAAACGCCGGGAATGCCTGGGAATAGACGCCTGCGGTAAATGCTGCTGTTGCTATTAATTCGGCAGCCGTTACCGAGCCCTGTCCACCTCTTCCGTGGATGCGTAGTTCTCTCATAACACTTATATTTATCACGATTAATCAATATGAATTTACTGTTTGCAAATTTCCCTAAAAAAGACCGCACTTTGAAAAAAGAGATGCATGGTGGTGATGAATTATTATTTGCGGGGCAGTATGACCGGAATTCCCAGAATCTCCTTTGTTCCGGTAAAAACATCATGTGCGACAAGCGCAAGTCCCTCGGATGCTGCCCATTCGTCATACACCATGACTGGTTTTTGGAGTAATGCGGATATTTCCTCGGCTAATTCAGGTGCAAGACTGCCTGCTAAGGCAATCGGAGCCTCGCATGAAAGAAGAAGAAGTGAAGCGCATTCCATTGCTGCCCACATAGCGATGGCCGGCTTTTGGTATTTCTCTTCAAGATGGCACGAGACTCCCGCGGTAGTGAACGCCTCGTTCGCCGTACACTCGCCCTCATCGATTCTTCTGATCGCATCTACATCAAGGGCTCCATGTTGTGTTCCCGGCGCGAAGATGCATGCGTCGAAAGCTCCGACGATCTTTCCGTTGACAACGAGGAGTGAAACTGTGTTGGAACTGATGTCTGACACGATAAAAGTGTCATGGAGAGTTTGTTTTGCAAGATATGCTATTCCGAGTTTTTCCGGACTGGTCTGATGGGAATATACTTTGAATCTGGGATCTGTATCAGACCCCCGGTGAATTCCCGGGATCACGACTGCGGGAATCCCTGACTCTTTTATGACATCGAATACCCGCGTTCCTCCGCCGATGTGTTCACCTGCACCGTCACGAGTGATGACTCCCCGGTTTTTTAACTGAGCAATGGGTGTTATTTTGGAAAAATTATCTCCCATAGAATAGCATACAGCGAACCCCTCTATATCATTGATTGGGCAGAGTTTCTCCAGAGCTGAAAGTTCAAATTTTTTTGCCGCTTCCCGGGATATTTTCAGATGTTTTCCGGTTTCTGTTGCGAACCGAAGAGACGTTGTCCCATGGTCGACTCCGATATACATACAGGTATGTATTGCTCGAATATGAGATAAGTTCTATCCTTTATAACACCAATAAGATAAGTGAATGGGCGATTCCCACTATGACACTCTTGGCGTAGCCGAAAATGCAACGCCGGAAATGATAAAAAAAGCCTATGTTGCTCTCGTCAAGGAGTTCCACCCGGATCATGCGGGTGCGAGCGAGAATAAACAGCAGGAGTACAACGAGCGTCTGCTCAAGATAATGGCGGCGTATGAGGTTCTCAGCAATCCGGAATCCAAAGCAGCCTATGATGCCGAACATGCAGTCACTCTCAATGCACCTTCCCCCCGCGGTAAAAAAATGTCAGGTATGCCTACAAAAAGCGGGGACATCGAAACGGAATATCCGATATCCATGTCTATCGCTGCATATGGAAAAGGCAAGATTCCTATGCAGGTCGCAGGAGAGAAGGTCGTTATCAAAGTCTACCCGGGAGTTAGACGGTACAGAATCGAAAACAAAGGTGTGCCGGTCGAAGGAAAACCCCGCGGCGATCTGTATGTCAATCTCAAAGTGATCCCGGAGGAGAACTGGGAGATCGATGATGCAACAAACAATCTGATCTGTCACCTGCAGATCCCGCCCAAAGTCGCAGAGCAGGGCGGAACGATCCCCCTCACCCTTCTCTTCAATAAAACCATCAAAATTACCGTACCAGCCGGTGTAAAAACGGGAGACCGCTTTGTCCCGCCTGAAGGAAAAGGACTTGGAGTCTTATCTCCGAAGAAAAAAGGCAATCTCGTCATTGAGGTCGAGGTTGCAAAGAAGAAAGGCCTCTTTGGTCTTTTTGGATAAACCATGACAGAAAAAAACGGAAATCTGACTGCATCTGACTTTCATCACGAATTATATCGCAGATTTGATGCGGCAACCGAACGCGGAGAGTCACATCTCGAAGTCACGGCAGGAGAACTGCATAAAACACTCAAAGCTTCAAACAGGCTTTCGATGTGCAGCAACGCGCTTTACGATATGCAGAACATCGGCGATGCGATTCTCTCCGTTCCATCCGGCGGCGTTGGCTCATCTCTCCTGATTAGGTATTCCCTTCCCAGAGAAAGAGGCATTGATCTGGAAAAAAGTATCTATGAACGATCGGCTGTCCTCTCCGGGTATGAGATGCGGATGAAACGGTTTATTGAAATCGCTGCGATCCATCCGGTTTTCCGCGATCTCGAACCGATATCCCGCCAGAAAAAATCCGAGACCGCTGCCAGAAAACTCTGTGACATCACGGCTGAGGTTGCCGAACTTATCTGTAAATATCAGAAAGTTCGTGCCGACAACACAAAGTTCGGGACCCTCTGCGGCGTGATCGGCCGCACAGGTATCCTGAGTGACGATGCATTATATGCTCTCGATTTTGTCAGGATCATTGGAAACACCAATGCCCGGAAGGTTCCTGATGAACATCTGCTGGTACCGGCAGTCTTCTCGTATGCATCATATGCATTCCTGATCTTTGCAGAAGAGGTCGTAGAGAAACGGCTTATCTGGAAAAAAGAAAAAGCTGAATAAACAAATTATGTGCCGTGATTCCACGAGCACATGTACTCTTTTTGACTGCCGGACAGTTCATCAATCGTTGCGCCCACAGCTGCCAGTTTCAGACGGGCAATATATTCATCGATCTTTGAGGGGATGTCGTGGACGCCAGGTGACATATTTTTGCCGTTCTTTGCAATG from Methanocorpusculum sp. harbors:
- a CDS encoding flippase, whose amino-acid sequence is MSNPIVSNIMRIPAIQRQSTLSLISTIGITLFGFISTMLFSHLLGKDLMGVYYLFLAYYGVFNMIGDGGFGQAAVKRISEGNDQNGYLTAYTTLRALLILVSTLLLLLLSPYFIDLQSYDLVLWIIIALSASFFGHTVTYGVYGLGHVGVYSLSNGISEFFRILFQIIAVLLGFSVFGLYGGFIVGILISGIICLKYFTFKPAKFSFRHIRSLATYGFWIFLIGTGSIVFAYADTIFIGYFMTNGDVGVYRTAYQFTSLAAFLSVAIATTLTPKISHWSANNQMDKIAPVITRGITFSLLLAIPVAFGGILLSERLLYFFYGADFAEGSTVCSILLIMQIISVFTLLLGVALTASDHARQAFYAASIAALLNIALNVTLIPIFGINGAALATLISFSLNAILISHLLKRYISIRIELLPIAHIIIASLIMALFVFIYIQFVPLDNVVVTLILVVIGALIYVFVLLKLDHGIRDEIAGMVTTFGLPWPKWL
- a CDS encoding metal-dependent hydrolase, which translates into the protein MKGITHITLTMATMLVILAPLTYSLLTLESIPAVLILLLGTFFGSLTPDIDKGKEAAIYHSEIPGAGGRKFHLTPVFGYALYYTCYKPLQFLFRILFGKKIYAINGHRELPHSPIGIFLISALVTFYIWLICFALSFVPYLYFLYNNSLIYVFGSAFLLGCFLHLLEDTCDNSGIHYFYPFCFSRLRGRVKGDGTDARPKIFVVILLIAAVVLIALSLTGIIPAELVYPTTLMVPIVLWVIFLKASGVPAKKEIRE
- the thrC gene encoding threonine synthase translates to MYKLVCVHCGAEYPPDAIVYNCEKCGHLLAVKYDLSKITITHEELLKRPISLWRYKEFLPVKIEPVTLQEGGTPLYHLKRLGEEMGLTNLYAKHEGMNPSGSFKDRGMTLGVSMAKQLGKNIVACASTGNTSASMAVYAAKANMPAIVLLPAGHVALGKVAQALMHGAKVISIRGNFDRALEMVHELCLSHGIYLLNSINPYRLEGQKTIGFEIVDQLGCVPDRIVLPVGNAGNISAVYKGLCEWKEIGYIDRLPKMTAIQAEGAAPVVAAIKGNLSEVVVEQNPETVASAIRIGAPVNAEKALRAIRETGGTAESVTDAEILAMQRDLARYEGIGVEPASAASVAGIRKMAAMGLLDKDEKIVCVVTGHLLKDPESVIKQCAPPIEIDPTIEALLAVL
- a CDS encoding DUF5803 family protein encodes the protein MYFVSDDGTVLTANATLINQSTFLLVKPGFLGEEVALSVDNLTIQNESGVVEFTQNGKTVSFPAGNYTLNYSAKIENGLVYLRYAEPYNVSVYLPERFQTGHLILGTVGNGGVVSSSDNVSYGSMVTFENTNTASLTFYDDVREPLLYLFLGIWGVVFMIAGVRYLRLKRKPMPDF
- a CDS encoding thiamine pyrophosphate-dependent enzyme, giving the protein MVDRSIENFECGHRACGGCGVSSAVRMILKGYGENTIVVNSTGCLEVFSTPYPETAWKTPWIHSLFENASAVASGIEASLKKQGRLDTEKILIFGGDGATVDIGTLCISGAFERGHDFTYICYDNEAYMNTGIQRSGSTPYDADTTTSPAGKCSTGNSLPKKDYPQILVAHGSPYVATASMAYPADLMKKVEKARNIKGPCYIQVHTPCCTGWGYDGAKTMEIGRMAVACGLWVNYEVIDGELTTVKKVKRVPVDDYLKAQKRFRHLFKPVRNDAEIAKIQAIADKNAKKYGIDIE
- the porA gene encoding pyruvate synthase subunit PorA: MTMEIMEGSIAIAETVRLCRPQVIPAYPITPQTHIVEGLASIIADGRLDAEYICVESEFSALSACIGASTAGSRVYSATTSQGLALMTEVVFNAAGMRLPIVMGIANRAISAPLSIWNDQQDSIMMRDSGWIQLYAEDNQEAIDMHILAYKVCEDHNILLPAFVCFDGFILSHVYEPVDLPSQELVDEFLGPFNPYQKLDPKDPISFGMYATPEYYMEFRYEHDQAVHRAAEAIKKYGKEFGEMFGRDYSELVVGYKLEDADIALVAMGSICGTVKDAIDEMRADGKKVGLLNLRCFRPFPSTDVAKALAHVNTIAVLDKNVSLGAKGAVAIEIKEACYGSNIPVYDYILGLGGRDVRKKDIKKIVELAEKGEGDMFYGLREEVL
- a CDS encoding 4Fe-4S binding protein codes for the protein MALGIGCTARPGNSRNNKTGSWRVFYPIMDTEKCTKCGTCQLICPEGCINQNPDKTYSIDLDYCKGCGMCAEECPDKAKAISMVKEEK
- a CDS encoding pyruvate ferredoxin oxidoreductase subunit gamma, whose product is MRELRIHGRGGQGSVTAAELIATAAFTAGVYSQAFPAFGVERRGAPVQAFVRFSDEKIRLRSQIYEPDYIIVQDSTLIHDVNVFSGMSEGGIAIINTEKDGAYNLPKGVKLITIDATKIALEEIGLPITNTTLMGAFAAASGEITLEALKGAIKERFDKKLADTNIAAAKRAYAMIKEGRE
- a CDS encoding methanogenesis marker 12 protein; translation: MYIGVDHGTTSLRFATETGKHLKISREAAKKFELSALEKLCPINDIEGFAVCYSMGDNFSKITPIAQLKNRGVITRDGAGEHIGGGTRVFDVIKESGIPAVVIPGIHRGSDTDPRFKVYSHQTSPEKLGIAYLAKQTLHDTFIVSDISSNTVSLLVVNGKIVGAFDACIFAPGTQHGALDVDAIRRIDEGECTANEAFTTAGVSCHLEEKYQKPAIAMWAAMECASLLLLSCEAPIALAGSLAPELAEEISALLQKPVMVYDEWAASEGLALVAHDVFTGTKEILGIPVILPRK
- a CDS encoding DnaJ C-terminal domain-containing protein, producing the protein MGDSHYDTLGVAENATPEMIKKAYVALVKEFHPDHAGASENKQQEYNERLLKIMAAYEVLSNPESKAAYDAEHAVTLNAPSPRGKKMSGMPTKSGDIETEYPISMSIAAYGKGKIPMQVAGEKVVIKVYPGVRRYRIENKGVPVEGKPRGDLYVNLKVIPEENWEIDDATNNLICHLQIPPKVAEQGGTIPLTLLFNKTIKITVPAGVKTGDRFVPPEGKGLGVLSPKKKGNLVIEVEVAKKKGLFGLFG